In Alteromonas naphthalenivorans, one DNA window encodes the following:
- the polA gene encoding DNA polymerase I, translated as MTDSKKPPFILVDGSSYLFRAFHGLPPLTNSKGQDTGAIYGVVNMLKSLIRQYNPTHMAVIFDAKGKTFRDDIYEEYKANRPPMPEELRSQIEPLHTIIKAMGLPLIVESGVEADDVIGTLACRATEHGIDTLISTGDKDMAQLVNENVTLINTMTDQIMDIEGVNTKFGIPPELVIDFLALKGDKVDNIPGVPGVGDKSAQALLNGIGGISAIYDNLDKIADLSFRGSKTMATKMQEYEEQARLSYTLATIAIDLDLQYKIDELCPTLPDNETLQSMFAEFEFKRWHTEISALLASDGNEPSKAENGKSTSDASDSESNDTDVAQPESNIDKSGYDVVLDEATFEAWIEELKAAPLIAVDTETTSVNYMEAELVGVSFCIEPGAAAYVPVAHDYPDAPTQLSRDYVLSALKPILESETIIKVGQHIKYDKNVLAHYDITLNGIGFDTMLESYVLNSTAQRHDMDSLALAYLGHKTIHFEEIAGKGAKQLTFNQIGLEEAGPYAAEDADITMRLHQAIWAKLENEPKLKALLVDVEVPVACVLSRMEQQGVLIESQRLRQQSQDLATRIAELEKEVHEEAGEVFNLGSPKQLQHILFEKMSLPVIKKTPKGAPSTSEEVLQELALEFPLPKKLMEYRGLTKLKNTYTDKLPKMINHRTGRVHTSYHQAITATGRLSSTDPNLQNIPIRNEEGRKVRQAFVPREGYKIVAADYSQIELRIMAHLSGDEGLLDAFAHGRDIHKATAAEVFGVTLDEVTTEQRRSAKAINFGLIYGMSAFGLAKQLNIPRHEAQKYMDLYFERYPGVLEYMDSTREGAKEKGYVETVFGRRLYLPDIKASNGARRKGAERAAINAPMQGTAADIIKMAMIKVDDWITSLESDDVLMMMQVHDELVFEIREEHLEEQVKNIVSLMEQAAVLNVPLVVDAGVGDNWDEAH; from the coding sequence ATGACAGATTCGAAAAAGCCCCCTTTTATTCTAGTAGATGGATCATCTTATCTATTTAGAGCATTTCACGGATTGCCGCCCCTGACGAACTCAAAAGGTCAGGATACCGGTGCGATCTATGGTGTTGTCAACATGCTGAAAAGCTTGATTAGACAATACAATCCTACTCACATGGCAGTCATCTTCGATGCCAAAGGTAAAACGTTTCGCGACGATATTTATGAAGAATATAAAGCGAATCGCCCACCTATGCCGGAAGAGTTACGCAGTCAAATAGAACCATTGCACACCATCATTAAAGCGATGGGTTTACCTCTCATCGTTGAGTCTGGCGTTGAAGCCGATGATGTTATTGGTACCCTGGCCTGTCGCGCCACAGAACATGGTATTGATACCCTAATCAGTACTGGCGATAAAGATATGGCACAACTGGTCAACGAAAATGTCACCTTGATCAATACCATGACAGATCAGATTATGGACATTGAAGGGGTAAATACGAAATTCGGTATTCCACCAGAACTGGTTATCGATTTCTTAGCCCTTAAAGGTGACAAAGTCGATAACATTCCTGGCGTACCTGGTGTGGGTGATAAAAGTGCACAAGCACTGTTAAATGGTATTGGTGGCATCAGTGCTATCTATGACAACCTTGATAAAATTGCCGATCTCTCGTTTAGAGGGAGCAAGACCATGGCAACTAAAATGCAAGAGTATGAAGAACAAGCTCGCCTGTCGTACACCCTTGCCACGATTGCCATTGATTTAGATCTACAATACAAAATAGATGAGCTTTGTCCTACATTACCAGATAATGAAACCTTACAGTCGATGTTCGCAGAGTTCGAATTCAAGCGCTGGCATACAGAAATTAGCGCATTGCTCGCAAGTGATGGTAATGAACCTTCAAAAGCAGAAAATGGAAAAAGTACGTCTGACGCTAGCGATTCTGAATCTAACGATACTGACGTAGCACAGCCAGAAAGTAATATCGATAAGTCAGGCTATGATGTGGTGCTTGATGAAGCTACATTTGAGGCTTGGATAGAAGAGCTAAAAGCAGCGCCGCTTATTGCTGTTGATACTGAAACGACCAGTGTTAACTACATGGAAGCTGAACTTGTTGGTGTTTCTTTTTGCATCGAACCCGGAGCTGCGGCTTACGTGCCTGTTGCTCATGATTATCCCGATGCACCCACGCAGTTATCACGAGATTACGTACTTTCGGCATTGAAGCCTATTTTAGAGTCTGAAACCATCATTAAAGTGGGCCAGCACATTAAATATGACAAGAATGTACTCGCCCATTATGACATAACGTTAAATGGCATCGGCTTTGACACTATGCTGGAAAGCTATGTGTTAAACAGTACCGCGCAGCGCCATGACATGGACTCGCTAGCCCTAGCTTATTTAGGTCATAAAACAATTCACTTTGAAGAAATTGCAGGTAAAGGTGCCAAACAGCTTACTTTTAATCAAATTGGATTAGAAGAAGCAGGTCCTTACGCCGCTGAAGATGCTGATATTACAATGCGCCTTCATCAAGCAATATGGGCAAAACTAGAAAACGAACCCAAGCTTAAAGCACTATTGGTTGATGTTGAGGTGCCGGTTGCTTGTGTTTTATCTCGTATGGAACAGCAAGGCGTATTAATTGAAAGCCAACGGTTGCGCCAGCAGAGCCAAGACTTAGCTACGCGTATTGCTGAGCTAGAAAAAGAAGTGCATGAAGAAGCCGGCGAAGTGTTTAACTTAGGGTCGCCAAAACAGCTTCAACACATTTTGTTCGAGAAAATGTCGTTACCGGTTATTAAGAAAACCCCCAAAGGCGCCCCTTCTACTTCTGAAGAAGTATTACAAGAACTCGCCCTTGAGTTCCCGTTACCTAAAAAGTTAATGGAGTATAGAGGGTTAACCAAGCTTAAAAATACGTATACCGACAAACTCCCTAAAATGATTAATCATCGTACGGGTCGAGTTCATACTTCTTACCATCAAGCTATTACGGCAACGGGCCGCTTGTCGTCAACGGATCCTAACCTTCAAAACATTCCTATTCGAAATGAAGAAGGCCGTAAGGTAAGACAAGCATTTGTTCCACGTGAAGGTTACAAGATTGTAGCTGCCGATTATTCTCAAATTGAACTTAGAATAATGGCTCATTTGTCGGGCGATGAAGGTCTTCTTGATGCATTTGCACATGGCAGAGACATTCACAAAGCGACCGCTGCAGAAGTGTTTGGGGTAACCCTTGACGAAGTGACGACGGAACAACGTCGTAGTGCTAAAGCTATAAACTTTGGTTTGATCTATGGAATGAGTGCCTTTGGCCTTGCTAAACAACTTAATATTCCACGTCACGAAGCACAAAAATACATGGACTTGTATTTTGAACGCTACCCGGGCGTACTAGAGTACATGGACAGCACCAGAGAAGGCGCTAAAGAAAAAGGCTACGTGGAAACTGTGTTTGGTCGACGCTTGTACCTACCCGACATTAAAGCCAGTAATGGCGCACGTCGCAAAGGGGCAGAGCGCGCAGCAATCAACGCACCTATGCAAGGTACAGCTGCCGACATCATTAAAATGGCCATGATAAAGGTTGATGATTGGATCACCTCACTTGAAAGTGACGACGTACTCATGATGATGCAGGTACACGATGAATTGGTATTTGAGATTAGAGAAGAACATCTAGAGGAACAAGTTAAAAATATCGTCAGCTTAATGGAGCAAGCTGCAGTATTAAATGTGCCGCTGGTGGTTGATGCGGGCGTGGGCGATAACTGGGATGAAGCTCACTAA
- the elbB gene encoding isoprenoid biosynthesis glyoxalase ElbB, with translation MKQVAVILSGCGVFDGAEIHESVLTLLAIEQAGVGYQCFAPDKAQMHVVNHLTGDVSEDETRNVLVESARIARGNVKPITECKVSDFDYLIVPGGFGAAKNLCSFAVDGEKSSVDKDVLTVCNDFAKAKKPVAYACIAPAIAASVYGNNVKLTIGSDEDTANALNALGACHVNCEVDEVVVDVENKLVTTPAYMTAQNILQAHASINKMVETVLAMK, from the coding sequence ATGAAGCAAGTTGCAGTGATTTTAAGTGGTTGTGGTGTATTTGATGGCGCTGAAATTCATGAGTCAGTATTAACGCTTTTAGCTATTGAACAAGCTGGGGTAGGTTATCAATGTTTTGCGCCAGATAAGGCTCAAATGCATGTAGTGAATCATTTAACGGGAGACGTTTCAGAAGATGAAACTCGAAATGTATTGGTTGAGTCTGCACGCATTGCCCGAGGCAATGTAAAGCCTATTACAGAATGTAAGGTATCAGACTTCGATTATCTTATTGTACCTGGTGGTTTTGGTGCTGCTAAGAATTTATGTTCATTTGCCGTTGATGGTGAAAAAAGTAGCGTAGATAAAGATGTGCTTACGGTGTGCAATGACTTTGCGAAAGCAAAGAAACCTGTGGCCTATGCATGCATTGCCCCTGCTATTGCAGCCAGTGTATATGGAAACAATGTTAAACTGACCATTGGTAGCGATGAAGATACCGCCAATGCCTTGAACGCGCTAGGGGCATGCCATGTAAACTGTGAAGTAGATGAAGTGGTGGTAGATGTTGAAAATAAACTGGTTACTACGCCAGCCTATATGACGGCACAAAATATCTTACAAGCCCATGCTAGTATTAATAAAATGGTAGAAACGGTACTAGCAATGAAATAA
- a CDS encoding TrkH family potassium uptake protein, translating into MHYRAIVRILGLLIALFSVTMIPPAVVSLIYQDGSGLPFTLAFFICVGGGMVLWYPNRQQKNDLRAREGFLIVALFWSVLASVGAIPLMLLEQPSMTVTDAFFESFSGLTTTGATVIEGIDFLPHSVQFYRQQLQWLGGMGIIVLAVAILPILGVGGMQLYRAETPGPVKDNKMTPRIADTAKHLWYIYLSITIACAAAYWLAGMDMFDAICHAFSTVAIGGFSTHDASLGYFNSPMVNVVCTVFLLIAALNFSLHYAAVSTRSVKGYFNDPEFKAFFFIQATLIMLCFLVLTLSGFYDSAETALDQAMIQAVSISTTAGFATTDFSIWPTFLPILLIFSSFIGGCASSTGGGLKVVRVCLLFLQGKREVDRLIHPKAVYSVKLGERAMPDKVVEAVWGFFSAYAVVFVVLMIGLIATGLDNLSAFTATAAMLNNLGPGLGSVASNYAGVTDAGKWILVVGMVFGRLEVFSLLVLFSPTFWRS; encoded by the coding sequence ATGCACTACCGTGCCATTGTACGAATTCTAGGGCTCCTAATTGCGCTATTTAGCGTAACCATGATCCCACCTGCTGTGGTATCTCTGATTTATCAAGACGGTAGTGGTTTGCCTTTTACCCTTGCGTTCTTTATTTGCGTAGGTGGCGGTATGGTGCTTTGGTACCCAAACCGCCAGCAAAAAAACGATTTACGAGCGCGAGAAGGCTTTTTAATCGTTGCCCTGTTCTGGTCGGTACTAGCCAGTGTGGGTGCCATTCCTCTTATGTTGCTAGAACAGCCTAGCATGACCGTAACGGATGCTTTTTTTGAATCGTTCTCAGGGCTAACCACAACCGGTGCAACGGTAATTGAAGGCATTGATTTCTTACCCCATTCGGTACAGTTTTATCGACAACAACTACAATGGCTAGGCGGCATGGGTATCATTGTACTCGCCGTCGCTATACTACCTATTTTAGGGGTTGGGGGTATGCAGCTGTACCGTGCAGAAACTCCTGGGCCTGTGAAAGATAATAAAATGACACCGCGTATTGCCGATACAGCAAAACACCTTTGGTATATTTATCTTTCTATCACTATTGCATGCGCCGCTGCGTATTGGTTGGCTGGCATGGATATGTTTGATGCCATTTGCCACGCGTTCTCAACGGTTGCCATTGGGGGCTTCTCAACTCATGATGCTAGCCTTGGCTACTTTAATAGCCCAATGGTGAATGTGGTCTGTACGGTTTTTCTATTAATTGCTGCACTTAACTTTTCACTCCATTACGCAGCAGTGAGTACCCGTTCGGTAAAAGGCTATTTTAACGACCCAGAATTTAAAGCCTTTTTCTTTATTCAAGCCACACTTATCATGCTGTGCTTTTTGGTACTCACGCTATCAGGTTTTTACGACTCGGCTGAAACCGCGCTCGATCAAGCTATGATTCAAGCCGTATCAATCAGTACTACTGCGGGGTTTGCGACTACAGACTTCTCAATTTGGCCCACGTTTTTGCCCATACTACTCATCTTTTCAAGTTTCATTGGAGGTTGTGCAAGTTCAACCGGAGGCGGCTTAAAAGTGGTTCGTGTGTGTTTACTGTTCCTTCAAGGTAAGCGTGAAGTAGACAGGCTTATTCACCCTAAGGCAGTGTATTCTGTTAAGTTAGGTGAACGAGCAATGCCCGATAAGGTAGTAGAGGCGGTATGGGGCTTCTTCTCTGCTTACGCGGTGGTGTTTGTCGTACTAATGATAGGGCTAATTGCAACAGGGCTAGATAACTTAAGCGCGTTTACCGCTACCGCAGCCATGCTAAATAACCTTGGTCCTGGATTGGGCAGTGTTGCGTCTAACTATGCGGGTGTAACCGATGCTGGAAAGTGGATTTTAGTGGTGGGAATGGTATTTGGGCGATTGGAAGTCTTTTCGTTGTTGGTACTATTTTCACCTACGTTCTGGCGAAGCTAA
- a CDS encoding complement resistance protein TraT has protein sequence MTLRNQHVRIVVLAFVVIFFSGCAAVHTSIAKKDLDVQTKLSTSIFVEPVPPEKRKIYLEVRSAVMEFDRNAFREALNAQISSSGNGYSFVDSPAGAQYTMSVFVRNLEKASPSAAENYLSSGFQGVALGSAAAYAGGGNYKQAAAGGIIGGLVSTAANAMVKDVTYLLVADIQIKERAAKGVIVRKDSKVNTKISDDGASTQTVSEVSNQKEYRTRVVTTANKANLALEEAQPLMFDKTAYAMASFF, from the coding sequence ATGACGTTACGGAATCAGCATGTCAGGATTGTTGTACTAGCATTTGTAGTTATTTTTTTTAGCGGCTGTGCTGCCGTGCATACCTCCATTGCTAAAAAAGATTTAGATGTACAGACCAAACTTAGCACCTCAATTTTTGTTGAGCCTGTGCCGCCTGAAAAACGAAAAATCTATTTAGAAGTTCGCTCAGCAGTGATGGAATTTGATCGAAATGCATTTAGAGAGGCGCTTAACGCTCAAATTTCGAGTAGCGGAAACGGCTATTCGTTTGTTGATAGCCCTGCTGGAGCTCAATATACGATGAGTGTTTTCGTGCGCAATCTAGAAAAGGCTTCTCCTTCCGCGGCAGAGAATTATCTGTCATCAGGATTTCAGGGCGTCGCTTTGGGCTCAGCAGCAGCTTATGCGGGGGGTGGAAATTACAAGCAAGCTGCTGCGGGTGGCATCATCGGTGGATTAGTTTCTACTGCTGCCAACGCGATGGTTAAAGATGTAACCTACCTTCTCGTGGCTGATATTCAAATTAAAGAACGTGCCGCGAAGGGCGTGATTGTGAGAAAAGATTCTAAGGTGAATACGAAAATTTCAGATGACGGCGCATCAACTCAGACTGTATCTGAAGTTTCAAACCAAAAAGAATACCGCACTCGCGTTGTGACGACGGCTAACAAAGCCAACCTAGCGTTAGAAGAAGCACAACCACTCATGTTTGATAAAACGGCTTATGCAATGGCCTCGTTCTTCTAA
- the trkA gene encoding Trk system potassium transporter TrkA has product MKIIILGAGQVGGTLAENLVGEKNDITVIDSDPNTLRALQDRLDLQVVNGVGSHPDVLRKAGAEDADMLIAVTNSDESNMLACQVAFSLFKTPTKIARVRSEQYIIYQEQLYKQQDIPVDHIIAPEQLVTKAIKRLIDYPGALQVVEFADGKASLVAVKAYYGGLLVGHALSALKDHMPNVETRVAAIYRRGRPIRPLGTTVIEADDEVFFIAATKHIRAVMSELQKLESSYKRIMIAGGGLIGAGLAKKLEHKHNVKLIEFSHERAKYLSAHLDKTIVFSGDASDPELLSEENVEQVDAFIAVTNDDEANIMSAMLAKRMGAQKAMVLIQRSAYVDLVQGGEIDIAFSPQQATISALLTHVRRGDIVNVYSLRRGAAEAIEAIAHGDENTSKVVGKEIGKIKLPPGTTIGAVVRDDQVIIAHSDTLIEANDHVILFLVDKKYIGDVEKLFQPSAFFFG; this is encoded by the coding sequence ATGAAAATCATCATTCTAGGCGCAGGTCAGGTTGGCGGAACACTTGCTGAAAACCTTGTAGGAGAGAAGAACGATATTACGGTTATCGATTCTGATCCCAATACCTTGCGTGCGCTTCAAGACCGATTAGATTTACAGGTGGTTAATGGCGTGGGTTCTCACCCGGACGTATTACGAAAAGCCGGTGCAGAAGATGCCGACATGCTTATCGCGGTAACGAACAGTGATGAAAGCAATATGCTCGCTTGCCAAGTTGCCTTTAGTTTATTCAAAACCCCGACCAAGATTGCTCGCGTTCGCTCAGAACAATACATTATTTACCAAGAACAACTCTATAAGCAGCAGGACATACCTGTAGACCACATTATTGCTCCTGAACAGCTAGTGACTAAAGCTATCAAACGGCTTATAGACTACCCTGGTGCTTTACAGGTTGTTGAATTTGCTGATGGTAAAGCCAGCTTAGTGGCGGTAAAAGCCTATTATGGTGGTTTACTGGTAGGTCATGCGTTATCTGCGTTAAAAGACCACATGCCCAATGTGGAAACACGGGTGGCAGCAATCTATCGCCGTGGTCGCCCTATTCGACCACTGGGTACTACCGTTATCGAAGCCGATGATGAAGTATTCTTTATTGCTGCAACTAAGCATATTCGTGCGGTAATGAGTGAACTTCAAAAATTAGAGTCTAGCTATAAACGCATTATGATAGCTGGCGGCGGCTTAATTGGTGCAGGACTAGCGAAAAAACTTGAACACAAACATAACGTGAAGCTGATTGAGTTTAGTCACGAAAGAGCAAAATACCTTTCTGCTCACTTAGACAAGACGATTGTCTTTAGCGGTGATGCATCAGATCCAGAGTTACTCAGTGAAGAGAATGTCGAGCAAGTTGATGCATTCATTGCGGTGACCAATGATGATGAAGCTAACATTATGTCTGCCATGTTAGCCAAGCGCATGGGCGCACAAAAAGCCATGGTACTAATTCAACGTAGTGCTTATGTAGACTTAGTACAAGGCGGTGAAATAGACATTGCTTTTTCACCGCAACAGGCGACGATTTCGGCCCTACTTACCCATGTTAGACGCGGAGATATTGTAAACGTATATTCTTTGCGCCGTGGTGCAGCAGAGGCGATAGAAGCGATTGCACATGGTGATGAAAATACCTCTAAAGTTGTGGGTAAAGAAATCGGTAAAATTAAACTTCCTCCTGGTACTACCATAGGCGCGGTAGTAAGAGACGACCAAGTGATCATTGCCCATAGCGATACGCTTATTGAAGCAAATGACCACGTTATTCTGTTCTTAGTCGACAAAAAATACATTGGCGATGTAGAAAAGCTGTTCCAACCCAGCGCATTCTTCTTTGGATAA
- the rsmB gene encoding 16S rRNA (cytosine(967)-C(5))-methyltransferase RsmB — MKPTPLPKQKNLRADCAWVIYQILEQGKSSRDCLERVQRRHHPRDNAWIQEMSLGVMRKLPILQHWLRELLDRPLKGNKKVIEHLILLGLYQLAFSRVSQHAAVGETVNASPYLGGTALKGLVNAVLRNFMRQELVNKPIDNPIIASGLPKWLYKALEDAYGQDADAVREATNAMAPIWLRVNTKQISITDYAAALDAVEINYSLSSEHADAIRLEGREDITGLPGFEKGHFAVQDGAAQLAAHYLDAQPHERVLDCCAAPGGKTGHIIERTPELAYCLALDADENRLKRVEENMTRLQHTQTNLPVIKQGDAAKPETWWDGQHFDRILLDAPCSATGVIRRHPDIRWLRKSSDIDALAALQAEILTSLWQTLKPGGTLLYATCSILPQENSQQISAFLERNADATLVPVIKTETPSKPGRQILPGEQQMDGFYYARLVKSLSK; from the coding sequence AAAAAATCTGCGTGCCGATTGTGCATGGGTGATATACCAAATTCTAGAACAAGGTAAATCGTCAAGAGATTGCCTAGAGCGTGTTCAACGTCGCCATCATCCTAGAGACAACGCATGGATCCAAGAAATGTCTTTGGGCGTCATGCGTAAACTCCCTATATTACAGCACTGGTTGCGCGAGTTACTCGACCGTCCTTTAAAAGGGAATAAAAAAGTAATCGAGCACCTTATTCTGTTGGGGCTATACCAGTTAGCATTTTCTCGCGTAAGCCAGCATGCTGCAGTGGGCGAAACCGTTAATGCCTCGCCTTATTTAGGCGGGACAGCATTAAAAGGCTTAGTTAATGCTGTACTGCGCAACTTTATGCGCCAAGAACTGGTTAACAAGCCTATCGATAACCCCATTATTGCTAGTGGGTTACCCAAGTGGTTATATAAGGCTCTAGAAGATGCCTATGGTCAAGATGCTGATGCCGTGCGCGAAGCTACCAATGCCATGGCGCCTATTTGGCTAAGGGTTAATACCAAACAAATATCGATTACCGATTACGCTGCTGCATTGGATGCTGTTGAGATTAACTATTCATTAAGTAGCGAACACGCAGATGCGATCAGACTAGAAGGCCGAGAGGACATTACCGGGCTTCCAGGGTTTGAAAAAGGCCACTTTGCTGTACAAGATGGTGCCGCTCAGCTTGCAGCCCATTATTTAGACGCACAACCACACGAGCGCGTATTAGATTGTTGCGCTGCACCTGGTGGTAAAACGGGTCATATTATTGAGCGCACCCCTGAATTAGCGTATTGCCTAGCCCTTGATGCTGACGAGAACCGCTTAAAGCGCGTTGAAGAAAACATGACTCGCCTGCAGCATACGCAAACCAATTTGCCCGTTATAAAGCAAGGCGATGCGGCTAAGCCTGAAACATGGTGGGATGGACAACACTTCGACCGAATTTTGCTTGATGCACCCTGCTCTGCCACTGGTGTTATACGCCGCCACCCTGATATTCGCTGGCTAAGAAAGTCTAGTGATATTGATGCACTTGCAGCACTTCAAGCTGAAATACTAACTAGCTTATGGCAAACACTTAAGCCTGGTGGCACATTGCTTTACGCCACCTGCTCTATTCTGCCACAAGAAAATAGCCAACAGATTAGCGCATTTTTAGAACGCAATGCAGATGCCACATTAGTACCTGTTATAAAAACCGAAACACCGAGTAAGCCCGGTAGACAAATCCTACCTGGCGAGCAACAAATGGATGGTTTCTACTATGCGAGACTGGTAAAGTCGTTGAGCAAATAA